In Felis catus isolate Fca126 chromosome A2, F.catus_Fca126_mat1.0, whole genome shotgun sequence, the following proteins share a genomic window:
- the PAX4 gene encoding LOW QUALITY PROTEIN: paired box protein Pax-4 (The sequence of the model RefSeq protein was modified relative to this genomic sequence to represent the inferred CDS: deleted 1 base in 1 codon) has protein sequence MALYHKTLQPKTVLSKRFHPNNLNHCRPSSKTKEGAPRRNPSPQSSQFLPFCEKCQPGTCHRMVGRGEGRCVDASFSCPGTSSVNQLGGLFVNGRPLPLDTRQRIVRLAVSGMRPCDISRSLKVSNGCVSKILARYYRTGVLEPKGIGGSKPRLATPPVVARIAQLKGERPALFAWEIQRQLCAEGLCTQDKTPSVSSINRVLRALQEDHRLPWAQLRSPDVLTPVPHTPRSGCEVPRGPHPGTGHRNRTIFSPGQAEALEKEFQRGQYPDSVARGKLAAATSLPEDTVRVWFSNRRAKWRRQEKLKWEMQIPGASHVPTVPNASPGIISAQPPGSVSSAVLPALESLGPSCYQLCWGTAPDRCLSDNPPQASLKPCWGHLPPQLSSLDSVVLCHPYPSFHCRRGQCWCPCGLALVQLPTPARPGMREEGQSGKEMGWGGSNIILPKQIIGSSSFL, from the exons ATGGCCCTCTATCACAAAACACTACAACCCAAGACGGTTCTGAGCAAGAGATTTCACCCAAATAATCTCAATCATTGTAGACCGAGCTCCAAGACCAAAGAAGGAGCTCCCAGGAGGAACCCCTCTCCCCAGTCTTCCCAGTTCCTGCCCTTCTGTGAGAAGTGTCAGCCTGGAACATGCCACAGGATG gtgggcaggggagaggggagatgtgTGGATGCCTCCTTCTCATGTCCAGGGACCAGCAGTGTGAATCAGCTGGGGGGGCTTTTTGTGAACGGCCGGCCCCTGCCCCTGGACACCCGGCAGCGGATTGTTCGGCTGGCAGTCAGCGGGATGCGGCCCTGCGACATCTCACGGAGCCTTAAG GTATCTAATGGCTGTGTGAGCAAGATCCTAGCGCGTTACTACCGCACAGGTGTCTTGGAGCCCAAGGGGATTGGGGGCAGCAAACCCCGACTGGCCACACCCCCTGTGGTGGCTCGAATTGCCCAGCTGAAGGGTGAGCGCCCTGCCCTCTTTGCCTGGGAGATCCAacgccagctctgtgctgaagggCTTTGCACCCAGGACAAGACTCCCAGT GTCTCTTCCATCAACCGAGTCCTGCGGGCACTACAGGAGGACCACCGACTGCCCTGGGCACAGCTCAGGTCACCAG ATGTTTTGACTCCAGTTCCTCACACTCCCCGCAGTGGCTGTGAGGTTCCTCGGGGTCCCCACCCAGGGACTGGCCACCGGAATCGGACCATCTTCTCCCCAGGCCAAGCTGAGGCTCTGGAGAAAG AGTTCCAGCGTGGGCAGTATCCTGATTCAGTGGCCCGTGGAAAGCTGGCCGCTGCCACCTCTCTGCCTGAGGACACGGTGAGG GTCTGGTTTTCCAACCGAAGAGCCAAATGGCGCCGACAAGAGAAGCTCAAGTGGGAAATGCAGATTCCAG GTGCTTCCCATGTACCAACTGTGCCCAATGCCTCCCCTGGGATCATCTCTGCACAG CCCCCTGGGAGTGTGTCTTCAGCAGTCCTGCCTGCCCTGGAATCCTTGGGTCCCTCCTGCTATCAGCTGTGCTGGGGGACAGCACCAGACAGGTGTCTGAGTGACAACCCACCCCAAGCCTCTCTCAAGCCCTGCTGGG GCCACCTGCCTCCT CAGCTGAGCTCCCTGGATTCAGTAGTGCTTTGCCATCCTTACCCTTCCTTCCACTGCCGCCGTGGCCAGTGTTGGTGCCCCTGCGGCCTTGCTCTGGtccagctccccacccctgcaaggCCTGGAATGAGGGAGGAGGGCCAGAGTGGaaaggagatggggtggggaggatctAATATCATCCTTCCCAAGCAGATTATTggttcctcttccttcctgtga
- the FSCN3 gene encoding fascin-3 — translation MDDVEWTQSPKPEELRVGLISWAGSYLTYETYKNIVTATARGLGRRQTWEILVSNQHDTQAVVRLRSFQGLYLLCEADGSLSYGRPRTSHHGCFLLRFHRNGKWTLQCIISGRYLESDGEDVFCNSRVLSAYHMWTPRPALHVHVILYSPINHCYARADPTTGRVWVDAPVPCLEECGFLLHFQDGCYHLETSTHFFLSHLDRLAPQPSSQTAFHMQVRPGGLVALSDGEGGILYPQGTRLLLGLGSSPHRGEEWFILQRCPTWVSLRSKTRKFLSIIYDVEVYAASEHVTPMSLFQFECDNESLTLQLRAANGCYLAQRHHRTVVANGHPMEPGTFFHMHWNCGRIILQAPNGRFLGIIDNGLLMAKATIPGPNEEFGIRLANRPFLVLRGRYGYVGTSSEHDLMKCNMDQPDCIHLLPCRQGIYHFQAQGGSFWSITSFGTFRPWGKFALNFCIELHGSNLLTVLAPNGFYMRSDRSGTLLADSEEITKECIWEF, via the exons ATGGATGACGTGGAGTGGACGCAAAGCCCCAAGCCTGAGGAGCTAAGGGTTGGGCTCATCAGCTGGGCAGGATCCTACCTCACTTATGAGACGTATAAGAATATAGTCACTGCTACTGCGAGGGGTTTGGGCCGGAGACAG ACCTGGGAGATCTTGGTGAGCAATCAACACGATACACAGGCTGTTGTACGACTAAGGAGCTTTCAGGGCCTCTACCTCCTATGCGAGGCAGATGGCAGTCTATCCTATGGCCGGCCAAGGACCAGCCACCATGGATGCTTCCTACTGCGTTTCCACCGCAATGGCAAGTGGACTCTCCAGTGCATTATTAGTGGTCGTTATCTGGAGTCTGATGGTGAAGATGTGTTCTGCAACTCCAGGGTCCTCTCAGCTTACCACATGTGGACCCCCCGGCCAGCTCTGCATGTCCATGTGATCCTCTACAGCCCCATTAACCACTGCTATGCCCGGGCTGACCCTACCACGGGCCGCGTCTGGGTGGATGCGCCAGTGCCCTGCCTGGAGGAATGTGGCTTCCTGTTGCATTTCCAAGATGGATGCTACCACCTGGAGACCTCAACACACTTCTTCTTGTCCCACTTAGACCGGCTGGCCCCCCAACCCTCATCACAGACAGCTTTTCACATGCAAGTGCGACCTGGAGGGCTCGTGGCACTGAGCGATGGAGAAGGAGGCATACTGTATCCACAGGGCACACGTCTGCTCCTGGGCCTGGGCTCCAGTCCCCATAGGGGTGAGGAGTGGTTCATCCTACAGCGCTGTCCGACATGGGTCAGCCTCAGGTCAAAGACTCGGAAGTTCCTCTCCATCATCTATG ATGTTGAGGTATATGCTGCCTCTGAGCACGTAACCCCAATGTCCTTGTTCCAGTTTGAATGTGACAACGAGAGCCTCACCCTGCAGCTTCGTGCAGCAAATGGCTGCTACCTAGCCCAG AGGCACCACAGGACAGTGGTAGCTAATGGGCACCCAATGGAGCCTGGCACCTTCTTCCACATGCACTGGAACTGCGGCAGGATTATCCTGCAGGCTCCCAATGGACGCTTCTTGGGCATCATAGACAATGGCCTGCTGATGGCCAAAGCCACCATTCCAG gcCCAAATGAGGAATTTGGGATTCGATTAGCTAACCGTCCCTTCCTCGTATTGCGAGGTCGTTATGGGTATGTGGGCACCTCATCAGAGCACGACCTAATGAAGTGCAATATGGATCAGCCTGACTGCATTCACCTGCTGCCTTGCCGCCAAGGCATCTACCACTTCCAGG CACAGGGTGGATCCTTCTGGTCAATAACGTCCTTTGGCACCTTTCGCCCTTGGGGAAAGTTCGCTCTCAACTTCTGTATAGAGCTTCATGGGAGCAACTTGCTCACAGTACTGGCACCCAATGGCTTCTACATGCGATCCGACCGAAGCGGCACCCTGTTGGCAGACAGCGAGGAGATTACCAAAGAGTGTATTTGGGAATTTTAG
- the ARF5 gene encoding ADP-ribosylation factor 5, producing MGLTVSALFSRIFGKKQMRILMVGLDAAGKTTILYKLKLGEIVTTIPTIGFNVETVEYKNICFTVWDVGGQDKIRPLWRHYFQNTQGLIFVVDSNDRERVQESADELQKMLQEDELRDAVLLVFANKQDMPNAMPVSELTDKLGLQHLRSRTWYVQATCATQGTGLYDGLDWLSHELSKR from the exons ATGGGCCTCACCGTGTCCGCGCTCTTTTCGCGGATCTTCGGGAAGAAGCAGATGCGGATCCTCATGG TTGGCTTGGATGCAGCTGGCAAGACCACAATCCTTTACAAACTGAAGTTGGGGGAGATTGTCACCACCATCCCCACCATAG GCTTCAATGTGGAAACAGTGGAATACAAGAACATTTGTTTCACAGTCTGGGACGTGGGAGGCCAGGACAAGATTCGGCCTCTGTGGCGACACTACTTCCAGAACACTCAG gGCCTCATCTTCGTAGTGGACAGTAATGACCGAGAGCGGGTCCAGGAATCTGCTGATGAGCTCCAGAAGATG CTGCAGGAAGACGAGCTGCGGGATGCGGTGCTGCTGGTGTTTGCCAACAAGCAGGACATGCCCAATGCCATGCCCGTGAGCGAGCTGACCGACAAGCTGGGGCTGCAGCACTTGCGCAGCCGCACG TGGTACGTCCAGGCCACCTGTGCCACCCAAGGCACAGGCCTGTATGATGGGCTGGACTGGCTGTCCCATGAGCTGTCGAAGCGCTAG